The Prionailurus viverrinus isolate Anna chromosome B4, UM_Priviv_1.0, whole genome shotgun sequence genome has a window encoding:
- the CSNK1E gene encoding casein kinase I isoform X3: protein MELRVGNKYRLGRKIGSGSFGDIYLGANIASGEEVAIKLECVKTKHPQLHIESKFYKMMQGGVGIPSIKWCGAEGDYNVMVMELLGPSLEDLFNFCSRKFSLKTVLLLADQMISRIEYIHSKNFIHRDVKPDNFLMGLGKKGNLVYIIDFGLAKKYRDARTHQHIPYRENKNLTGTARYASINTHLGIEQSRRDDLESLGYVLMYFNLGSLPWQGLKAATKRQKYERISEKKMSTPIEVLCKGYPSEFSTYLNFCRSLRFDDKPDYSYLRQLFRNLFHRQGFSYDYVFDWNMLKFGAARNPEDVDRERREHEREERMGQLRGSATRALPPGPPTGATANRLRPAAEPVASTPASRIQQAGNTSPRAISRVDRERKVSMRLHRGAPANVSSSDLTGRQEVSRISASQTSVPFDHLGK, encoded by the exons ATGGAGCTGCGTGTGGGGAACAAATACCGCCTGGGACGGAAGATCGGGAGTGGGTCCTTTGGAGACATCTACCTGG GTGCCAACATCGCCTCTGGTGAAGAAGTTGCCATCAAGCTAGAGTGTGTGAAAACGAAGCACCCGCAGCTGCACATCGAGAGCAAGTTCTACAAGATGATGCAGGGGGGAG TGGGAATCCCGTCCATCAAGTGGTGCGGAGCCGAAGGTGACTACAATGTGATGGTCATGGAGCTGCTGGGGCCCAGCCTGGAGGACCTCTTCAACTTCTGCTCCCGCAAGTTCAGCCTCAAGACGGTGCTGCTCCTGGCCGACCAGATG atCAGCCGCATCGAGTACATCCACTCCAAGAACTTCATACACCGCGACGTCAAGCCCGACAACTTCCTCATGGGGTTGGGGAAGAAAGGCAACCTGGTGTACATCATCGACTTTGGCCTGGCCAAGAAATACCGGGACGCCCGCACCCACCAGCATATCCCCTACCGGGAAAACAAGAACTTGACTGGCACTGCCCGCTATGCCTCCATCAACACCCATCTGGGCATCG AGCAAAGCCGTCGAGACGACCTGGAGAGTCTGGGCTACGTGCTCATGTACTTCAACCTGGGCTCCCTGCCCTGGCAGGGCCTCAAAGCGGCCACCAAGCGCCAGAAGTACGAGCGCATCAGCGAGAAGAAGATGTCGACGCCCATCGAGGTCCTCTGCAAAGGCTACCCCT CCGAGTTCTCAACATACCTCAACTTCTGCCGCTCGCTGCGGTTCGACGACAAGCCCGACTACTCTTACCTGCGCCAGCTCTTCCGCAACCTCTTCCACAGGCAGGGCTTCTCCTATGACTACGTCTTCGACTGGAACATGCTCAAATTC ggCGCAGCCCGGAACCCCGAGGACGTGGACCGGGAGCGGCGAGAACACGAGCGCGAGGAGAGGATGGGGCAGCTCCGGGGGTCCGCCACCCGGGCCCTGCCCCCTGGCCCGCCCACGGGGGCCACCGCCAACCGGCTCCGCCCTGCTGCCGAGCCTGTGGCTTCCACCCCAGCCTCCCGCATCCAGCAAGCTG GCAATACTTCTCCCAGAGCGATCTCACGAGTCGACCGAGAGAGGAAGGTGAGCATGAGGCTACACAGGGGTGCGCCCGCCAACGTCTCCTCCTCCGACCTCACTGGGCGGCAAGAGGTCTCCCGGATTTCAGCCTCACAG ACAAGCGTGCCATTTGACCATCTCGGGAAGTGA
- the CSNK1E gene encoding casein kinase I isoform X2, with protein sequence MELRVGNKYRLGRKIGSGSFGDIYLGANIASGEEVAIKLECVKTKHPQLHIESKFYKMMQGGVGIPSIKWCGAEGDYNVMVMELLGPSLEDLFNFCSRKFSLKTVLLLADQMISRIEYIHSKNFIHRDVKPDNFLMGLGKKGNLVYIIDFGLAKKYRDARTHQHIPYRENKNLTGTARYASINTHLGIEQSRRDDLESLGYVLMYFNLGSLPWQGLKAATKRQKYERISEKKMSTPIEVLCKGYPSEFSTYLNFCRSLRFDDKPDYSYLRQLFRNLFHRQGFSYDYVFDWNMLKFMRPPSCQPPALPCGRPQDQLGRSPEPRGRGPGAARTRARGEDGAAPGVRHPGPAPWPAHGGHRQPAPPCCRACGFHPSLPHPASWQYFSQSDLTSRPREEGEHEATQGCARQRLLLRPHWAARGLPDFSLTDKRAI encoded by the exons ATGGAGCTGCGTGTGGGGAACAAATACCGCCTGGGACGGAAGATCGGGAGTGGGTCCTTTGGAGACATCTACCTGG GTGCCAACATCGCCTCTGGTGAAGAAGTTGCCATCAAGCTAGAGTGTGTGAAAACGAAGCACCCGCAGCTGCACATCGAGAGCAAGTTCTACAAGATGATGCAGGGGGGAG TGGGAATCCCGTCCATCAAGTGGTGCGGAGCCGAAGGTGACTACAATGTGATGGTCATGGAGCTGCTGGGGCCCAGCCTGGAGGACCTCTTCAACTTCTGCTCCCGCAAGTTCAGCCTCAAGACGGTGCTGCTCCTGGCCGACCAGATG atCAGCCGCATCGAGTACATCCACTCCAAGAACTTCATACACCGCGACGTCAAGCCCGACAACTTCCTCATGGGGTTGGGGAAGAAAGGCAACCTGGTGTACATCATCGACTTTGGCCTGGCCAAGAAATACCGGGACGCCCGCACCCACCAGCATATCCCCTACCGGGAAAACAAGAACTTGACTGGCACTGCCCGCTATGCCTCCATCAACACCCATCTGGGCATCG AGCAAAGCCGTCGAGACGACCTGGAGAGTCTGGGCTACGTGCTCATGTACTTCAACCTGGGCTCCCTGCCCTGGCAGGGCCTCAAAGCGGCCACCAAGCGCCAGAAGTACGAGCGCATCAGCGAGAAGAAGATGTCGACGCCCATCGAGGTCCTCTGCAAAGGCTACCCCT CCGAGTTCTCAACATACCTCAACTTCTGCCGCTCGCTGCGGTTCGACGACAAGCCCGACTACTCTTACCTGCGCCAGCTCTTCCGCAACCTCTTCCACAGGCAGGGCTTCTCCTATGACTACGTCTTCGACTGGAACATGCTCAAATTC ATGCGGCCCCCCTCCTGccagccccctgcccttccctgtgGACGACCCCAGGACCAACTAG ggCGCAGCCCGGAACCCCGAGGACGTGGACCGGGAGCGGCGAGAACACGAGCGCGAGGAGAGGATGGGGCAGCTCCGGGGGTCCGCCACCCGGGCCCTGCCCCCTGGCCCGCCCACGGGGGCCACCGCCAACCGGCTCCGCCCTGCTGCCGAGCCTGTGGCTTCCACCCCAGCCTCCCGCATCCAGCAAGCTG GCAATACTTCTCCCAGAGCGATCTCACGAGTCGACCGAGAGAGGAAGGTGAGCATGAGGCTACACAGGGGTGCGCCCGCCAACGTCTCCTCCTCCGACCTCACTGGGCGGCAAGAGGTCTCCCGGATTTCAGCCTCACAG ACAAGCGTGCCATTTGA
- the CSNK1E gene encoding casein kinase I isoform X4, producing the protein MELRVGNKYRLGRKIGSGSFGDIYLGANIASGEEVAIKLECVKTKHPQLHIESKFYKMMQGGVGIPSIKWCGAEGDYNVMVMELLGPSLEDLFNFCSRKFSLKTVLLLADQMISRIEYIHSKNFIHRDVKPDNFLMGLGKKGNLVYIIDFGLAKKYRDARTHQHIPYRENKNLTGTARYASINTHLGIEQSRRDDLESLGYVLMYFNLGSLPWQGLKAATKRQKYERISEKKMSTPIEVLCKGYPSEFSTYLNFCRSLRFDDKPDYSYLRQLFRNLFHRQGFSYDYVFDWNMLKFGASSSQAQPRDSEAIALPCPRPCPCAGPTYPPSYWCPAPLGTQGPPDRPVEEVEELPPQNYWPVVWTPGPQF; encoded by the exons ATGGAGCTGCGTGTGGGGAACAAATACCGCCTGGGACGGAAGATCGGGAGTGGGTCCTTTGGAGACATCTACCTGG GTGCCAACATCGCCTCTGGTGAAGAAGTTGCCATCAAGCTAGAGTGTGTGAAAACGAAGCACCCGCAGCTGCACATCGAGAGCAAGTTCTACAAGATGATGCAGGGGGGAG TGGGAATCCCGTCCATCAAGTGGTGCGGAGCCGAAGGTGACTACAATGTGATGGTCATGGAGCTGCTGGGGCCCAGCCTGGAGGACCTCTTCAACTTCTGCTCCCGCAAGTTCAGCCTCAAGACGGTGCTGCTCCTGGCCGACCAGATG atCAGCCGCATCGAGTACATCCACTCCAAGAACTTCATACACCGCGACGTCAAGCCCGACAACTTCCTCATGGGGTTGGGGAAGAAAGGCAACCTGGTGTACATCATCGACTTTGGCCTGGCCAAGAAATACCGGGACGCCCGCACCCACCAGCATATCCCCTACCGGGAAAACAAGAACTTGACTGGCACTGCCCGCTATGCCTCCATCAACACCCATCTGGGCATCG AGCAAAGCCGTCGAGACGACCTGGAGAGTCTGGGCTACGTGCTCATGTACTTCAACCTGGGCTCCCTGCCCTGGCAGGGCCTCAAAGCGGCCACCAAGCGCCAGAAGTACGAGCGCATCAGCGAGAAGAAGATGTCGACGCCCATCGAGGTCCTCTGCAAAGGCTACCCCT CCGAGTTCTCAACATACCTCAACTTCTGCCGCTCGCTGCGGTTCGACGACAAGCCCGACTACTCTTACCTGCGCCAGCTCTTCCGCAACCTCTTCCACAGGCAGGGCTTCTCCTATGACTACGTCTTCGACTGGAACATGCTCAAATTC GGGGCTTCCTCGAGCCAGGCTCAGCCCCGTGACAGCGAAGCTATTGCactgccctgcccccgcccctgtCCCTGTGCCGGGCCCACGTACCCACCCTCTTACTG gTGCCCGGCGCCCCTGGGCACCCAGGGCCCTCCAGATAGGCccgtggaggaggtggaggagctGCCCCCCCAAAACTACTGGCCCGTGGTCTGGACTCCAGGGCCCCAGTTCTGA
- the CSNK1E gene encoding casein kinase I isoform X5, with protein MELRVGNKYRLGRKIGSGSFGDIYLGANIASGEEVAIKLECVKTKHPQLHIESKFYKMMQGGVGIPSIKWCGAEGDYNVMVMELLGPSLEDLFNFCSRKFSLKTVLLLADQMISRIEYIHSKNFIHRDVKPDNFLMGLGKKGNLVYIIDFGLAKKYRDARTHQHIPYRENKNLTGTARYASINTHLGIEQSRRDDLESLGYVLMYFNLGSLPWQGLKAATKRQKYERISEKKMSTPIEVLCKGYPSEFSTYLNFCRSLRFDDKPDYSYLRQLFRNLFHRQGFSYDYVFDWNMLKFVPGAPGHPGPSR; from the exons ATGGAGCTGCGTGTGGGGAACAAATACCGCCTGGGACGGAAGATCGGGAGTGGGTCCTTTGGAGACATCTACCTGG GTGCCAACATCGCCTCTGGTGAAGAAGTTGCCATCAAGCTAGAGTGTGTGAAAACGAAGCACCCGCAGCTGCACATCGAGAGCAAGTTCTACAAGATGATGCAGGGGGGAG TGGGAATCCCGTCCATCAAGTGGTGCGGAGCCGAAGGTGACTACAATGTGATGGTCATGGAGCTGCTGGGGCCCAGCCTGGAGGACCTCTTCAACTTCTGCTCCCGCAAGTTCAGCCTCAAGACGGTGCTGCTCCTGGCCGACCAGATG atCAGCCGCATCGAGTACATCCACTCCAAGAACTTCATACACCGCGACGTCAAGCCCGACAACTTCCTCATGGGGTTGGGGAAGAAAGGCAACCTGGTGTACATCATCGACTTTGGCCTGGCCAAGAAATACCGGGACGCCCGCACCCACCAGCATATCCCCTACCGGGAAAACAAGAACTTGACTGGCACTGCCCGCTATGCCTCCATCAACACCCATCTGGGCATCG AGCAAAGCCGTCGAGACGACCTGGAGAGTCTGGGCTACGTGCTCATGTACTTCAACCTGGGCTCCCTGCCCTGGCAGGGCCTCAAAGCGGCCACCAAGCGCCAGAAGTACGAGCGCATCAGCGAGAAGAAGATGTCGACGCCCATCGAGGTCCTCTGCAAAGGCTACCCCT CCGAGTTCTCAACATACCTCAACTTCTGCCGCTCGCTGCGGTTCGACGACAAGCCCGACTACTCTTACCTGCGCCAGCTCTTCCGCAACCTCTTCCACAGGCAGGGCTTCTCCTATGACTACGTCTTCGACTGGAACATGCTCAAATTC gTGCCCGGCGCCCCTGGGCACCCAGGGCCCTCCAGATAG
- the CSNK1E gene encoding casein kinase I isoform X1, producing MELRVGNKYRLGRKIGSGSFGDIYLGANIASGEEVAIKLECVKTKHPQLHIESKFYKMMQGGVGIPSIKWCGAEGDYNVMVMELLGPSLEDLFNFCSRKFSLKTVLLLADQMISRIEYIHSKNFIHRDVKPDNFLMGLGKKGNLVYIIDFGLAKKYRDARTHQHIPYRENKNLTGTARYASINTHLGIEQSRRDDLESLGYVLMYFNLGSLPWQGLKAATKRQKYERISEKKMSTPIEVLCKGYPSEFSTYLNFCRSLRFDDKPDYSYLRQLFRNLFHRQGFSYDYVFDWNMLKFVSHVEAKAGLGDWTGKALTHEAKVTQWRAGLPKNGSYELDSASDLAGVPESPRPPRSGLICADSTCRCGQQGPGRAPPPTRPKRTWLGLESLLGALGGAWVALAGPPAVLIVAYTTLLLFCTSQAAAFTVAPLASLDPFIVVSFFLVMGPWVLLGGCSVSLS from the exons ATGGAGCTGCGTGTGGGGAACAAATACCGCCTGGGACGGAAGATCGGGAGTGGGTCCTTTGGAGACATCTACCTGG GTGCCAACATCGCCTCTGGTGAAGAAGTTGCCATCAAGCTAGAGTGTGTGAAAACGAAGCACCCGCAGCTGCACATCGAGAGCAAGTTCTACAAGATGATGCAGGGGGGAG TGGGAATCCCGTCCATCAAGTGGTGCGGAGCCGAAGGTGACTACAATGTGATGGTCATGGAGCTGCTGGGGCCCAGCCTGGAGGACCTCTTCAACTTCTGCTCCCGCAAGTTCAGCCTCAAGACGGTGCTGCTCCTGGCCGACCAGATG atCAGCCGCATCGAGTACATCCACTCCAAGAACTTCATACACCGCGACGTCAAGCCCGACAACTTCCTCATGGGGTTGGGGAAGAAAGGCAACCTGGTGTACATCATCGACTTTGGCCTGGCCAAGAAATACCGGGACGCCCGCACCCACCAGCATATCCCCTACCGGGAAAACAAGAACTTGACTGGCACTGCCCGCTATGCCTCCATCAACACCCATCTGGGCATCG AGCAAAGCCGTCGAGACGACCTGGAGAGTCTGGGCTACGTGCTCATGTACTTCAACCTGGGCTCCCTGCCCTGGCAGGGCCTCAAAGCGGCCACCAAGCGCCAGAAGTACGAGCGCATCAGCGAGAAGAAGATGTCGACGCCCATCGAGGTCCTCTGCAAAGGCTACCCCT CCGAGTTCTCAACATACCTCAACTTCTGCCGCTCGCTGCGGTTCGACGACAAGCCCGACTACTCTTACCTGCGCCAGCTCTTCCGCAACCTCTTCCACAGGCAGGGCTTCTCCTATGACTACGTCTTCGACTGGAACATGCTCAAATTCGTGAGTCACGTGGAGGCCAAGGCGGGCTTGGGGGACTGGACGGGGAAGGCCCTGACTCACGAGGCCAAAGTGACCCAGTGGCGGGCGGGGCTCCCGAAAAACGGGAGCTATGAGCTGGACAGCGCAAGCGACCTCGCTGGGGTCCCGGAGTCCCCGCGGCCCCCCCGCTCCGGCctcatctgtgctgacagcacgtgCCGCTGTGGTCAGCAGGGCCCGGGCAGGGCTCCACCTCCCACCAGACCCAAGAGGACCTGGCTGGGCCTCGAGTCCCTCCTGGGTGCTCTCGGTGGGGCGTGGGTGGCGCTGGCGGGCCCCCCCGCTGTCCTCATTGTCGCCTACACCACCCTGCTCTTGTTCTGCACGTCCCAGGCGGCTGCCTTCACCGTGGCCCCTCTGGCCAGCCTGGACCCATTCAttgtggtttctttcttcctggtCATGGGACCCTGGGTGTTGCTAGGCGgttgctctgtctccctctcttaa